In one window of Chlamydomonas reinhardtii strain CC-503 cw92 mt+ chromosome 17, whole genome shotgun sequence DNA:
- a CDS encoding hypoxanthine phosphoribosyltransferase, producing the protein MVSVAAAPSTSVSVAPKKGTAEATAARSYHDDMKCVLWTASDLSSRIAELGRQIATDYEGKAPLVLGVLKGSFMFYSDLVRAIEPCPRGLTMDFIRASSYGSGTESTGDVKLKTDLKKEKVAGRHVLLVEDIVDTALTITTVIRYLEEECDVASVRTATLLDKHERRALSYKPEYVGFTCPNEFVVGYGLDFDEEYRSIPYIGVLKPECYAHLGIKPEPAESGESGDE; encoded by the exons ATGGTCTctgtcgctgcggcgccgagcaCATCGGTATCCGTGGCTCCCAAGAAGGGCACTGCGGAGGCCACTGCAGCTCGCTCCTATCACGATGATATGAAGTGCGTTTTGTGGACGGCGAGCGACCTTTCAAGCCGCATAGCTGAGCTTGGCAG GCAAATTGCTACTGACTACGAGGGCAAGGCCCCGCTGGTGTTGGGG GTGTTGAAAGGCTCGTTCATGTTCTACTCGGACCTCGTGCGTGCCATCGAGCCATGCCCTCGTGGCCTGACGATGGACTTCATCCGCGCATCAAGCTACGGTTCGGGGACAGAGTCGACGGGCGACGTCAAG CTCAAAACGGACCTGAAGAAGGAgaaggtggcggggcggcacgTGTTGCTG GTCGAGGATATCGTAGATACAGCGCTGACAATCACCACCGTCATCCGCTACCTGGAGGAGGAGTGCGACGTGGCGTCCGTGCgcaccgccacgctgctggaTAAGCacgagcggcgggcgctgtcgTACAAGCCTGAGTACGTGGGCTTCACG TGCCCCAACGAGTTCGTGGTGGGCTACGGACTGGACTTCGACGAGGAGTACCGCAGCATCCCCTACATCG GCGTGCTGAAGCCCGAGTGCTACGCGCACCTGGGCATCAAGCCGGAGCCAGCCGAGTCGGGCGAGAGCGGCGACGAGTAA